In the genome of Diachasmimorpha longicaudata isolate KC_UGA_2023 chromosome 19, iyDiaLong2, whole genome shotgun sequence, one region contains:
- the LOC135171246 gene encoding probable G-protein coupled receptor Mth-like 3, translated as MLASVILVFVVGLTLAGGVQESVIKTISKCCAKGEIISVRKNFTCVPHVISTELITTGTTRDNWVRFDECPDAGEVSIIKLSDVIGENISSISASSGCLDLFDGDERVGVIPVIIRCEDRSGVGSIQVPKVASVRFCCPRDRVYDPDVRDCLPRASSGSLDIADFIFESVREKSGVEFSSFVRGPPQCQHAIVDYVIDSRRDLQVLGNGSLKVSISSDEDTSVLLTEENSCLDRGTSSGLILRLCTGVEYCHRNACVRKCCPEGQARIGGVCQMIPVDTLPPGEFHRRLEEFSRVKSNHSEWKPLDTTKYGLLTGEHSCEHGKYPLMPDELPVIDSHGAIHIHLPEHRKFKHHEYCVEVFRNVTSYDDGFYPAVCFEIPDPPGSNKWRFGINAALELTSCMFLLITFLVYVFLPLLQNLHGKTLMGHVASLFAAYACLAAIALTEPPNAVPESSTRDDDDNEVPSDKACKFLGYATLFSFLAAFSWLNVMCFDIWWTFGGLGGAGGRRGAQRKRYFLYSLYAWGAALGLASLAVAADYTDVVPRDMRPNVGDDSCWFNSESSGVIIFFITPISIQLVVNVIFFILTSLHCNRVRAEITRVMSPASDPRSRRFHSDRSKLIVNIKLFIVMGMSWIMEIISSILNRYATNFNWRAEFFYVSDAFNCLQGLLIFTLFVLKKKVYRALKHRLNERRSNTQGTLNNTLHDPFRVRKSASCSTLMSTFAVNTNP; from the exons ATGCTCGCGTCGGTGATCCTCGTGTTCGTCGTCGGTCTTACCCTCGCCGGTGGTGTCCAGGAGTCGGTCATCAAGACCATCAGCAAGTGCTGTGCCAAAGGTGAGATAATTTCggtgcgaaaaaatttcacttgtGTCCCCCACGTCATCTCGACGGAACTCATCACCACCGGGACCACCCGGGACAACTGGGTCCGCTTCGACGAGTGTCCGGACGCCGGGGAAGTTTCGATAATAAAATTGAGTGACGTCATCGGTGAAAATATATCGAGTATTAGTGCGTCGTCCGGGTGCCTCGACCTCTTCGACGGGGACGAGAGAGTCGGGGTGATCCCGGTCATCATTCGGTGCGAGGATCGGTCGGGTGTGGGCAGCATTCAAGTCCCAAAAGTGGCCTCAGTGAGATTTTGCTGTCCCCGGGATCGGGTCTACGATCCGGATGTCCGGGACTGTCTCCCGAGGGCATCATCCGGGTCGTTGGATATCGCCGATTTTATCTTCGAGTCAGTTCGGGAAAAATCGGGTGTTGAGTTTTCGAGTTTTGTGCGGGGCCCACCTCAGTGCCAACATGCGATAGTGGATTATGTCATCGATAGCCGGAGGGATCTTCAGGTTCTGGGAAATGGGAGTCTGAAG GTTTCAATTTCGTCTGACGAGGACACGAGTGTACTCTTGACCGAGGAGAATTCATGCCTCGATAGAGGCACTTCATCTGGGCTTATCCTGAGATTATGCACCGGTGTGGAATATTGTCATAGGAATGCTTGTGTGAGAAAGTGTTGTCCCGAGGGCCAGGCGAGAATCGGTGGAGTTTGTCAAATGATTCCAGTGGATACTCTGCCACCGGGTGAATTTCATCGAAGACTCGAGGAATTCTCTCGAGTCAAGTCCAATCATTCTGAGTGGAAACCGTTGGATACGACCA aaTATGGATTATTAACCGGTGAACACTCGTGCGAGCATGGAAAATACCCACTGATGCCCGATGAACTTCCGGTTATCGATTCCCACGGCGCCATTCACATTCACCTACCCGAGCATCGAAAATTCAAACATCACGAGTACTGTGTGGAGGTGTTCCGCAATGTAACGAGCTATGATGATGGCTTCTACCCTGCCGTGTGCTTCGAAATTCCCGACCCCCCGGGGTCCAACAAATGGAG ATTTGGTATCAATGCAGCTCTGGAATTAACGAGCTGCATGTTTCTACTGATAACTTTTCTCGTTTATGTTTTTCTACCGCTCCTGCAAAATCTTCATGGAAAGACGTTGATGGGTCACGTTGCGAGTTTATTCGCAGCCTACGCCTGCCTAGCGGCGATCGCCCTGACTGAACCACCAAATGCAGTACCAGAATCGTCGACGAGGGACGACGATGATAACGAGGTGCCGTCTGATAAGGCCTGTAAATTCCTCGGATATGCGACGCTGTTCAGCTTTCTCGCTGCGTTCTCCTGGTTGAATGTCATGTGCTTTGACATCTGGTGGACTTTTGG GGGTTTGGGCGGCGCGGGGGGCAGGAGGGGAGCacaaagaaaacgatattttctttattctttGTACGCCTGGGGTGCTGCATTGGGTTTAGCCAGCCTCGCTGTTGCCGCTGATTACACCGACGTCGTGCCGAGGGATATGAGACCGAATGTCGGCGACGACTCGTGCTGGTTTAAtt CGGAATCCAGTGgcgttataatttttttcataactccCATATCAATTCAACTAGTGGTCAACGTGATATTCTTCATCCTGACGTCGCTCCACTGCAATCGCGTCAGAGCCGAGATAACGAGGGTCATGAGCCCAGCGTCAGACCCCAGGAGTCGGCGTTTTCACTCCGACAGGTCCAA ATTAATCGTCAACATCAAACTCTTCATCGTCATGGGAATGTCCTGGATCATGGAGATCATCTCCAGTATTCTCAATCGTTACGCAACGAATTTCAACTGGCGAGCGGAGTTCTTTTACGTATCCGATGCGTTCAACTGTCTCCAGGGACTTCTCATTTTTACTCTGTTCGTCCTGAAGAAGAAAGTTTATCGCGCACTTAAGCACAGATTGAACGAGAGGAGGTCCAACACTCAGGGAACGTTGAACAACACTTTGCATGATCCATTCAGGGTACGAAAAAGTGCCAGTTGTAGTACCCTGATGTCTACGTTTGCTGTCAACACGAACCCCTGA